DNA sequence from the Bufo bufo chromosome 3, aBufBuf1.1, whole genome shotgun sequence genome:
ACAAATACTATTTTAATTTAgtgtgcagattttttttattttttttgcaccatgaaAAAATGTACTTTGTTCACTAGATGGCGCTCGTCTGCTACAATACGTCAGTGCTCATCCTAGCGaggaatactgtatatttattacCGGTATCTTTAATATATATCCGATCTAATCACAAGTCGTCATTAAAgatgttgtctcacttcagggcACGGATACCTTACGTTCatgggcatgaggcctaacacatatGCAGAGGATTCCATTTTTTGGACTTTTTATTCCTGCTCTTCTGATGATGTTTGATGTGATTTATTCATAAAGAATTTGGATTTTATTACACAGCGGTGGTCAGACAGAAACCGCTTTTGAACTAGCACAGTACCCATCCTTATTTTGTCCGGTAAAATGACAGACACAGGgatggaaacctaacggacccctatTACAGTCAGTAGGGCCACCGAGCGTCATTGCGGCGATCATGTAACAGATCCTGCACCTCCGCCATTGGACAATGCTGATGTGAacagaggctactttcacactagcgtcgctggattccggcaatctgtgtgcaaacggataccatttgtagacggatccgtctcacaaatgtattccaataccagatccgtctctccggttgtcatccggaaaaacggatccggtatttatctttttcccatttttaaaggtctgcgcatgcacagaccgcaagaccggatccatttttttgaaaCACTTTTAGTGTTTCTATATTGTACAGCCAAGTCACACAAAGCTTTTCTAAAATGCTTAGGTTCTCATCTAAAATCTTCTGACAACCTATTTTGTTGTACGTGTTGACGGACTGGTTGTCATCATTACCCTTTATTTTAGTCATTGGGGTGTATTTACATTTGGCGGGGGAACCGCAGCGGTTCTTCGCAGTCTCATAAAGCGCCCtctacaggaggagggggtaacatCATCCTCTGGCCACAGCAGTCTGACCTTAGCGAAATGGCGGCGCGCGGTGACTACGGGCCGGTCGCGGACAGATGACGCACTTCCGGTAGGTGAGGTCAGACCTTTCCTGTGCCGCCATTTCGGGTTTGGTGAGGTCGGGATCGGGCTGAGGTGCTCGTTTGCCGTGTCTGTCGCTGGCGGCGTCGGTAGGCGCCTAAAAGGCGGGGAAAGCGCACCGGGGAGCGAGCAGAGGCCATGGCCGGCAACTTCGACTCTGAAGACCGAGCGAGCTGGTACTGGGGCAGGCAGAACCGACAGGAGGCGGTGAATCTGCTGCAGGGGCAGCGGCACGGAGTGTTCCTGGTGCGGGACTCCGCCACCATCCCCGGGGACTACGTGCTCTCCGTCAGCGAGAACTCCAAGGTCTCCCACTACATCATCAACAGCGTCAGCAACAACCGGCAGTCCGGTGAGTGTGGGGGCCCCTGGGAGCCGGTGCTGGAGGTCGCAGGCTGCACGTGCTCTGGGGGGGTAGAGGGGCTCACCCTGCTCAGGACTCCTCTGCAGTGCCCCAGTATGTGGGGGCCAGGCTTACATGTTACATACATGTCCGTTTTCGGTAGGATCAGAAGGGTCTGGGGGCAGCTCACCGCGGGTGTAATAGGGCATTACCGTTTCAGAAAGATTATTTATGACAGAAGTACTTTCTGCATCAGTgtgtcaccattttcaagatccctgcttgctgtcaattAGTAGGAAACTTCATTGTTCCAGTTAATGGCTCGTGCACACGTAGCtgtttttgcgatccgcaaattgtagatccgcaaatcgcggataacCGCCGCATGCATTTTGCACATCGGGACGTCCTGCCCTCTGTTAGAGCTGCCTGTTCTTGTCCTCAAAGtggagaataggacatgtttgatttatttatatttttccggATTCGGACAGGAAacctcttttgtggccccattgaaatgaaagggtccgcatctgatctgcaaaaatacatggatcggatgcggacgGAGACTATGGTCAGGTACATGGGGCCTAAGTCTGTTGGTCTTGGTGGGTCCCCGCACAGCGGCCATGGGGTAGGTATGTGCCATGCAGCTAAAGTGGGGCGGCACATAAGTTTCCCGCAGGACTGCAATGCAACCAAGACCCCCGCGCAGTGATGCCCACCGCggttgttaggctgggttcacatatgaCTGGACAGCTGTGGAGTCCGCTGGCTTTTCTGTGCAGAAAACTGCATTTAACACGAGGTTTTGTTACGTCTTGTGAACCCGGCCGTAGATTGGTGAGTGGTGCCTGGAGGAAcccgggtttcccagggtccggccaccgccaagcgctctccccatacaagtgaatgagaGCTACCTGCACTTGTgtagccaccgctcccattcatgtcaatggggccAACACAAATAGCTGAGACAACGCTCGGCtcttttcggcggctccatagaaattaatggagggctgcTGCACCCTCCACCACCTTTTCCTGCTCCGTTCTCGgcatgggtcccagaggtgggacctgcacctatcagacagtggAGGCATgctctagtgatatgcccccgttgtgatgggaatacccctttaaatgttgatTGTCAGTAGCGCCTTTCAGCTGTACTGCGGCTTCGTGCACACATTCGTGTCCGTATTTCGGTCTGCAAAGAACACATGGACAGAATACGGATGGCTTCCACTCGACTATTCTGGTTTGCATCACGGGCCAGAATTGggcatgttctatcatttgtgaAATGGCCAGATGGATCCACAAAAGATacagatgtgtgcatggccccaaAGAACTGAGCGGGTCTGTGTGCTATCCGCCAGAGAATGCAGAACACGCGTGGATAAGGAACCTGGtcaagtgcatgaggccttaggctgggtctccacGGTGCTACCATGATGCCATTCAGTGGCCGCGGGAATTTGCAGGTTTATCAGCTATTAAGCCTCATTTATTAAAACTATAAGGAAAtccgtcttagttgcccatagcaaccagtcagagctcagctttcacttCTTACGATGTTCTGATAAAATGAAAGGTGAgcactgattggttgctataggcaaaatGAGGGCCAAGATCTCGTGAGAGGTTCATTGCCTTCAAATTTGTGCAGCTAACAGCTGATTGTTAGGGTTGTGGCagccccatgtaataaaaatttgataaatgcattgcaataccggatcagtctctctggtatcatccggaaaaacggatccggtattacattttttgcatttttaaaggtaggCGCAGACCGGAAATCTGGATTcgatttgccggaacacttaatgccggatccagcattctggcatgtgatcagtatttttggccggagagagggCTGcatcatgctgcggtattttctccagccaaaagacgtaagagggactgaactgacgcatcctgaacggattgctctccattcagattgcattaggataaaactgatcagttttttccggtattgagctcctaggacggaactcaacaccggaaaacaaaaccgctagtgtgaaagtgcccttacctGATAGATCCTGCGCCATTGCTCTGGTTCTCCTGGCTGAGCCAGTGACATCCcaagtgactgctgcagccatccctggcctctccagtgcacccctgaggccagtgattggctgcagcagtgacgtacCATTTACCTGCACGTCACCACTGCCTTGTATTCAAACAGTGGGAATTTTGAGAATGAAAAGTGATCTGATTGGTTACTGACGCTTTTCTTCATCATTGGTTTTTGTAATGTATTATGTGTCAGGTGTGTGTTTACTGCAGTTACTCGCCCTTCATTGTAATTCTGTCAGTGTAATGGGATATATATCTTGTATACCCCTGTCCAGATCAGTCAGGTCTTCTTGGTGTTTCAGATAGTCATTGGGTGCGGTTTGTTTCGGGTACATGCCAGATCCCCTACTTGTGTTACGTTTCTTGTTGGGGGTCCTAAAACTGAGCAGAAcgttggtgtgaacccagcctaagcatGGCGCTAGTCCTTACCCTGTTACGCTCAGTTCACACTCATCAGGTTTTCATGGTCCTAAGGGAAACTGCCTCCCATGGGGCCTTTCTTGTCCCGGCCACGTGAACAGCAGTGCAGCCTCCCATTGAAAACGGTGTGAGGCGATTTTTGTCATGAAATCCTTGGACGATTCTTCTGCGAGAATACTCCCTTTGATTGGCCCAATCGCACCCAAAAAAAGGTGGGCCTGTTGAAAGTCTATGGTATTTCAGATGTTTCAGCTTCTGTGTTAGTTTATTTGCCTTAGAccccatgcacacaaccttaTCCATCGATGCGCTCTGTAAAATAAGGATGTGGTCCGTGTGCGACCTGCATTTTATTTGTGGACCCCTTGTTTTCAATGGGTTcgtggtccacattttgcagatatagggggagatttatctaactggtgtaaagtagaactggcttagttgcccatagcaaccaatcagattcctcctttcattttccaaaggagctgtgagaaatgaaaggtggaatcttattggctgctatgggcacctaagccagttctactttacaccagtttgataaatgaccccatagtccGTCTTTCTGTGGAACAGATATACATACGCAGAAAGCACAGGGATAATCCGTGTGCTCTCTGCATTTGTATGCCCGTTTAGCAGAAAGACAGAATATGTactatactttcacactagcgttgtttgaattcgGCGTTCACTTcagtcaccggaactgcccgccgcatccggaaaaacgtgtaaaaaaggattacatttgaatcctgatcaggattttgatcacaatgaaaaaatgcattggaaaaaaacggatccgccatttatggactttaactttttttctcacatttttcgggtttaacatgcaaaagccggatccggtttgactgaacacacggcgccgaatccggcgttaatgcaagtcaatgggaaaaaggccggatccggcgttcaaagtgttccggatttttggccgaaggtaaaaatacaacatgctacggttttctgaaaagcctgatcagtcaaaaagactgaactgaagacatcctgatgcatcctgaacggattgctctccattcagaatgcattaggataaggctggtttcacacttgcattgtccggatccggcgtgtactccatttgccggaattacacgccggatccggaaaaacgcaagtgaactgaaagcatttgaagacggatccgtcttcaaaatgcattcagtgttactatggcacccaggacgctattaaagtcctggcagccatggtaaagtgtagtggggagcgggggagcagtgtacttaccgtccgtgcggctccccgggcgctccagagtgacgtcagagcgccccatgcgcatggatgacgtgatccatgcgatcacatgatccatgcgcttggggcgccctgacgtcactctggggagccgcacggacggtaagtatactgctcccccgctccccactacactttaccatggctgccaggactttagcgtcttggcagccatggtaactattcagaaaaagctaaacgtcgaatccggcaatgcgccgaaacgacgtttagcttaaggccggatccggattaatgtctttcaatgggcattaattccggatccggccttgcggcaagtgttcaggatttttggccggagcaaaaagcgcagcatgctgcggtattttctccggccaaaaaacgttccgttccggaactgaagacatcctgatgcatcctgaacggatttctctccattcagaatgcattaggataaaactgatcaggattcttccggcatagagccccgacgacggaactctatgccggaagaaaagaacgcaagtgtgaaagagcccttaaactgatcagttcttttccggatttgagcccctaggacgggcctcagcgccggaaaagaaaaacgctagtgtgaaagtactcttatccGCAAAGTTTTGAccaaggacccattgaaatcaataggttCGCAAAAAATACTGATGCAACATGGGCTGCATCCATATTATCTGATCCAGGATTTGCAGtggtgtgcatgggccctaaagTTGTGCCTATCGGACCATATGAACTTGATAGACATGGGCCCCCTCCATGTGCTGGGACAGAAGCCGAGCGGCTCACGTTCTGGTGGACTCAAGCTGTCATTGAATTACAGGGATGGCCACTCATCTGAATGTCCGCTATGTAATGCCACATTAACCTGCCCATCTGCCTAAACATGGCTTCTTACAGCAAAATCAGCCGCTGGTTGAGGTTCTGTGAGACAAAAACCTTTTGGAAAGGGGATTTTCAGTCACAGATGGTTTATAATGTGGCTAAGCTTGAAGATTCAGCCATCATGTAATGCAGCTTGGGGTACACGAGGTTGGGCAGAGGTCTGGCCGTAGGAGGCAGGCCGCTCCAGGAGCCTTCTGGTAAAGCGTGCATGTTTTTTGATACATAAGGTGCTGTATAGAAATATGTTCATTATTTCTGCTTTCTTCCCAGGGGTGAGTCAGTCCCGGTTCAGGATAGGCGATCAGGAGTTTGAATCGTTACCCGCGCTATTGGAATTTTACAAAATCCATTATCTGGACACTACCACTTTAATAGAGCCCGTTTCCAAGTCTAAGCAATCCGGAGTGATCCACAGACAAGAAGAGGCAGAGTATGTGCGGGCCCTCTTTGACTTTAATGGTAATGATGATGAAGATCTTCcatttaagaagggagacatccTAAGAATTCGGGATAAACCTGAGGAGCAGTGGTGGAATGCTGAGGACAGCGACGGAAGGCGGGGCATGATACCTGTCCCTTATGTGGAAAAGTACAGGCCGCCCTCAACTGCCGGGTCTGCTATGATTGGAGGTAACCAGGAAAATTCGCATCCACAGCAGCTGGGCGGGCCGGAGCCAGGGCCCTATGCCCAGCCCAGTGTCAACACTCCGCTGCCTAACCTCCAGAATGGGCCCATTTTTGCCAGGGTTATCCAGAAGCGAGTGCCCAATGCCTACGACAAGACAGCCTTGGCTTTGGAGGTATATAATGGGTACAGCTGTGAAGGAAAATGATCTCCCAATTAATTTTCCTGTCTTTAGGCTAAATTATAATCTGTCCATTCAGTATTACGTGTAAGAACCACCGAGGCTCCACTCGTTATTAGTCAGTTCTTAATATTGTGTAATTATTTGCACTGTATAAATCTGTAAGGTCACCTGATTGACACAAGCACAatgccagggatggccaacctgaggctctccagctgttgtaaaactacaattcccaccatgccctgctataggctgatggttgtagacagtctgggcatgctgggagttgtagttttacaacagctggagagccgcaggttggccatcccagcCCTAGAGCCTGAGTTTGGTGGGAGGGGGGTATACTCTGCCTGCCACCTGGCGGCAAAGGACATTTAGGAGAAGCAGTGTGAGCCTCCTGTCGGCAGCGACGGGGCTCCCAAGTCAATGAGAATAGCTGACGGCATAATACTATTCTCTCATATGTCCTTTTCAGTTGGATGCCAGCCATAGTGGATTGGGGCTGCTCGGATGCAGCTGTGGATTGGGGCTGCTCGGTTTATGCTTTGCCGCTATGTAATTCTATGTGCGACTATTGACTAGATTTTCTGGAAAGTAGCAAAGGATCCTATGAGAGACTATGGCAGAGTCCTTTGTGTCTTGCGTGTTAAGAAGCAAATAAGGAAGTCCCAAATGTTAACGAGTATGAGCGGGGAGCAGCAGCTCAGACTAGATTCCATGTTGACTCATGTTCATTTCTGAATAATTTCTGCTGGGCACATCTAGGTTTATCACTCTTTTTTTATACTGGTGATCAGCAGACTAATGTACACGGCCACTACCCGGTCTGTTATGTGCATtggtggaccgcaatttgcggcctccaatgcatgggcaacaccGTGCGGTGTTCTatattttgtggtgcggaggtacagagcgaaaccccatggaagcattctGTACTTCTTCCGAGcttccttccggattgcggacccattcaagtgacgggggccgcatccgtgatgcagtgcACAAATGGCCGGGGCCCGTGTATTgcgtacattcgtgtgcatgagccctaagaagatTGAGCAGGAGCTCATGAGATCCATTCTTTCCACATGTGGAGATGGGCAGAGTATTGTAGACATTGAGAGCTAGTCTGATGATTCAGGAGGCAACCTAACTATAGTCCTCCTGCTGCGATTTGATTTAAAGGTATATTCAGACATTGAGGTTTGGatggtaactagagatgagccttTAGGggcttccgttattcattctgtcctaatagaagtctatggcctgcataacagatccgtctggtttacgttatgcaggagaaGACTGTATAAAAAATGCATTTGAAAAGGGAATGCTGTTTTACCACAATTTGCAAGGCTTTGTGGTTTTTGCAGGTGGAATACGTGCAAAATAAACaggtttcacttgtaaaaaccagTTACACGTCACAAAAATGCTGCAGATCACAGTCAAACTGCACTTCAACCACAACACCTAAATATACTCTTGTGGGAATTTCTTGGAGTTTTATCAACATGGCCTCCATCACCTTCTAGAGTGTGAGTAGGACTTGGATAGCTGCTCGAGGCCTCGCTATACTGTGCTCTGGCTGTTGTCATTTTACGGTGATGAGATGTGCCGTCTGGCTTCTCGGCCTGCCAGCTTATCGTATGGGATCGCTCAAGAACTACCTATTGTAGAGCAAGAACTCTGTCCACAGTAGATGGTGATGACGAAatttggctgagcagcctgacagaggTTTGTATTGTGACTATTGTAGCCAGTTTCTGCTCTACATGAGGTAGTTTTGGAGCGATTGTACATGATATGCTGGCAGGCTGAGCAGTCTAACTGGACATCTTATCCCCGTAAAGTGACTGCAGTGCTGGCAGGATAGAGGCCCCATCCCCAGCAATTGTAGAAGTGGAGGCAGCCCATCACAGTCACATTCTAGGACTGGTTGGAGCTCATGTTGAGAACCCCTTTATGGGTATGGTTGCATGCTGTGGATTTTGACATGATGCCGTTTTGGATTTGTAGAGATTCAAAAATCTGCAATGCAGGTCAAGTATGGAAAAAGGTTTGTGTTGAGAACAACCCCTTTTATTGAACCCCCGTAAATGACCATGGAGGTTGGATGTTACGTTGTCGTGACCAGGACTCTGTGACGCTCCCACATGAGACGGCTGATACTGCAGTGGATCCATAGAGCTAGCGGCAGAACAGTGGTGACATCCAGCTCCATACTACTGGCTTGTCGTTCTGGGAGTAGAAATGTTTGTAACCTGCCGGCATCAGTAAGTGGGCATTGGCAGATTGTTCAGACCTACCTGCAGTGTGTAATGCCCAGAAAACTGCTCCTGCTGGGATGTGCGATTCCACACTAGCTCAGACTAGGACTGGATGTACACCCCATGGCTGATGTATGCTAAAAATCCACCCACAACCAACAGGGTTTCCTGCATCTGGTGGCCCAGAATAGTCCTTCAGGGTCTGTAATGATGTTTGGTTGCATGGAGTTGGACGGCATAGGGGTTTATATATGAATCGGCTTTAGCCCCTTAACCCATAACGCGTTATATATACAGCATTATGTGCCCGCAGGTGTATGGAGCAGGCCTCTGCAGTGACCTTGCACCATACGTGCCGTATGCCGGCTGTTTCATACAGCCTGCACCAGGACGCACTAACAGGGAGCGGCGATGCGGTTCCCTCTGCCTTCCAATCGGAGCCCGcgcagtgaaattgcggggctccgatctGTTGCCATGGCAGCTTCTGAAGCGATCCAAGCCTGCCATTGCATTCTCCATGCTGAGCTATGCACAAGGCATAGCTCAGAATGGAGggagtaaaaatcctattcaccctaataaatctctattagggcttatgcacacggacgtattttgtttccgtgtccgtttcgtGTTTTTTAGCGAACCGTATgcggaaacattcatttcaatgggtccgggggggggaaatggaaggtactccgtgtgcattcagtttccgtatttctgttccgcaaaaaaaagaacatgtccttttattgtccacattacggagaaggatagtacagttctattaggagccaactgttcagttccgcaaaatacggaatgcacacggatgtcgtccgtgttttttgcagaccgcaaaatacatacggttgtgtgcatgagcccttagggtgaataggagaggACATCAAAATATCCCATGTACGAGGACCCCCTATGGAGGCTAatggttatttaaaaaaaaaactatatattaaaAGCTTGAATCACCCCCCCTTCCCAATTTTAcatgtaaaaatacataaacaataaaaaaataaacatattgggtatcactgCATCCAAAAATGTCGGAActattaagattaaaaaaaaaaattcttgtgcggtgaacgccgtaacaggaaaaaaaatatgaaaaacgcaatttgccattta
Encoded proteins:
- the CRK gene encoding adapter molecule crk isoform X1; the encoded protein is MAGNFDSEDRASWYWGRQNRQEAVNLLQGQRHGVFLVRDSATIPGDYVLSVSENSKVSHYIINSVSNNRQSGVSQSRFRIGDQEFESLPALLEFYKIHYLDTTTLIEPVSKSKQSGVIHRQEEAEYVRALFDFNGNDDEDLPFKKGDILRIRDKPEEQWWNAEDSDGRRGMIPVPYVEKYRPPSTAGSAMIGGNQENSHPQQLGGPEPGPYAQPSVNTPLPNLQNGPIFARVIQKRVPNAYDKTALALEVGDLVKVTKINVSGQWEGECNGKYGHFPFTHVRLLDQQNPDEDFS
- the CRK gene encoding adapter molecule crk isoform X2; protein product: MAGNFDSEDRASWYWGRQNRQEAVNLLQGQRHGVFLVRDSATIPGDYVLSVSENSKVSHYIINSVSNNRQSGVSQSRFRIGDQEFESLPALLEFYKIHYLDTTTLIEPVSKSKQSGVIHRQEEAEYVRALFDFNGNDDEDLPFKKGDILRIRDKPEEQWWNAEDSDGRRGMIPVPYVEKYRPPSTAGSAMIGGW